In Nematostella vectensis chromosome 12, jaNemVect1.1, whole genome shotgun sequence, the genomic window AAATGGCCAGTGAGAGAAAGCTCAAAGTCGTACTTACTGGTGATAACAATGTCGGTAAAACAACATTCCTTATTAACCTCACTCAGAATGAACTCGAGGGAACGCCTACGGCCTTTGCGAATTACGAGCTCGGGTTGGAAGTCGGTTCGCAAAAGTTTCTACTGGACCTATGGGACACTGAGGGGACTACAGAATACGATAGGCTCCGACCGCTGACCTACCAAGGTTCAGATATCATCCTTCTGTGTTTCGACATAAGCAATAGACAGACTTTTGAGAGAATCGAGAGCAAATGGTTACCGGAGACGACGCAAGTTTTACCCGGAAGTATTAGAGTGCTAATAGGGAACAAAAACGATATCAGAAAAACGCGTCAAGACAAAGATCGGTAAGTCACTAAATAATCCTTTTCTAGATAAAAGATCAGTGACAGGAAAAGTTTAAGGTATCAAACCAAGCATTATGTACCATGTCGCCATCTTTTTAAGGCGAGGGAAGGTTCTAAAAATGTCGTCAAATTAAGTTATTTACAGAGGTCAGGGGGCAAACTTCGCTATCATGTTtacaatccccccccccccccccaacacacacacacacacacaacatcAGTTTTACGAGAAAGTCGCAAAGAGTTGTTTGGGTGAGCCATATCCATTTCTTATGTCGCGTGAAAACCGGCTCGACGTAAGCGCAAGGTTTTACGCATGCTCAGTTCGTAGTCTTGTGCCCATACCTCCTCGACGAGCCAAAGCTGAATGGGTTAATTTATGCTTATGTTCCGCTTATGCTTACGTCGATCAGGTTTTCACGCGACGTAAGCGTAGCATAGACCTAAGATTATCAAAACTTCCCGTTCTTCTTGCGCTTatgcttgcgcttacgtcgaGCCGGTTCTCACGCGACATAAGACCATTACGCTTCCGTCTCCGCTTTACGCACACGTCGTTTGTGAGAACCCGCTTTAAGAACCTCGACAGCATTTAAAGTCATCATAGGGGACTATAGTCATAGTgcagttatttttttgtagaaatTGATACATGTAGGGTTTTCTTTAGGGAAATTCAAGACGCCAAAAAAGACAGCATCGTGACGGCAAAGGAAGCGAAGCTTCTCGCTAAGAAGTACGACTTGCCATATATGGAAACCAGTGCCTTGTCACGTCATGCAATACAAGAAGCATTATACGCATGCGTCAAGAAGTACAGCGCTGCGAGCTCTCGGTCTAAGCGAGACCTTCTTCGAAGGCGTTCAAAGACCGCTGAACGGCTAGAGACCACTGAAACGCAGAGTCGTGATGAAGATATGAGCTGTACAGTATCCGTGGAGGAAATGAGCAAGAGTCAGAACAGCTCTAGTTGTGTAGTGATGTGACACTTGTGTGGAATTAGACACTTTCCTCAGGATTTGTTG contains:
- the LOC5510142 gene encoding rho-related GTP-binding protein RhoA-A — encoded protein: MASERKLKVVLTGDNNVGKTTFLINLTQNELEGTPTAFANYELGLEVGSQKFLLDLWDTEGTTEYDRLRPLTYQGSDIILLCFDISNRQTFERIESKWLPETTQVLPGSIRVLIGNKNDIRKTRQDKDREIQDAKKDSIVTAKEAKLLAKKYDLPYMETSALSRHAIQEALYACVKKYSAASSRSKRDLLRRRSKTAERLETTETQSRDEDMSCTVSVEEMSKSQNSSSCVVM